The following are encoded in a window of Arctopsyche grandis isolate Sample6627 chromosome 2, ASM5162203v2, whole genome shotgun sequence genomic DNA:
- the LOC143922756 gene encoding sin3 histone deacetylase corepressor complex component SDS3-like isoform X2 has translation MVLPVPFDRDMSYQDSSSSVDDGELADDDLDEMDDYRDDDDNGSDEDTEEASETDMKESPEIKEMVYQDKLERINFQISQLSSNSHPELLRRFQKIENDYLERNTFNKMSRDYLLERVQHDFVAEKKAAAKEFEEKKIELKDNLIADLEDKKKHVESERHNMELNGDSMEMKPAMTRKLRRRPNDPPPVPDKRRKPITTTLTFTLDDRDIDSDLKMITRARAPTTSQPRKNQAPPKPIPTENKVASPHTEARVEDGKLLYEKRWYHRGQSIFVEGRDHPRFPAHITAIGSDCIWVKKTTPDGNKLRIYTALLARGRITIKRRAP, from the exons ATGGTCTTGCCGGTACCTTTTGATCGCGATATGTCCTATCAAGATTCTTCAAGTTCTGTGGATGATGGAGAACTCGCAGACGATGACCTTGACGAGATGGATGACTACAGAGACGATGACGACAATGGGAGCGATGAAG ATACTGAAGAAGCTAGTGAAACTGATATGAAAGAGTCGCCTGAGATAAAAGAAAT GGTTTATCAGGATAAACTAGAAAGAATAAATTTCCAAATCAGCCAACTCAGCTCGAACAGTCACCCGGAACTTTTGCGACGCTttcaaaagatcgaaaatgaCTATTTAGAGCGCAACACTTTTAACAAAATGAGCCGCGACTATCTGCTAGAAAGGGTGCAGCATGATTTCGTAGCTGAAAAGAAGGCAGCCGCCAAAGAATTCGAGGAAAAGAAAATTGAACTCAAGGACAATCTCATAGCTGATCTTGAAGATAAGAAAAAACACGTTGAGAGTGAACGACACAATATGGAACTGAATGGAGATTCAATGgag ATGAAACCAGCTATGACTCGTAAGTTGAGACGTCGACCCAACGATCCTCCACCAGTACCTGACAAAAGACGAAAACCCATCACGACTACTCTCACGTTTACTTTAGATGACAGAGACATAGATAGCGATTTGAAAATGATCACTCGAGCGCGTGCACCAACTACAAGTCAGCCTCGAAAAAATCAAGCACCTCCAA aACCAATTCCGACCGAAAATAAAGTCGCTTCACCACATACCGAGGCTCGAGTTGAAGATGGAAAGTTGTTGTATGAAAAGCGGTGGTATCACAGAGGCCAGAGTATTTTCGTTGAGGGTAGAGATCATCCAAGGTTTCCAGCTCATATCACTGCCATTGGTTCTGACTGC atttggGTAAAGAAAACTACACCGGATGGAAATAAATTACGAATCTACACAGCACTATTGGCTAGAGGAAGAATTACAATAAAAAGAAGAGCTCCGTAA
- the LOC143922714 gene encoding peptidoglycan-recognition protein 2-like — MQPLTSPADHDSIYRCLQSEDEAPTSPQEYTPLLPRYNRTRSRTWQPVFVCIMLMIFLLGAIIGIYLLIEEDKEWPVNIAFDMISRTGWSARSPKRALELLSVQPATHVVISHSNTESCGNFVECQKILLDMQDTYQNLPKNMSDLPFNFLFGNDGETYEGRGWSYAGEIDPAINNKSICLGVIGNFVESYPSPKQLKEVKAFIDESIRRRKLSATYNLIGRSFNGTPTNLFDVVSKWTHWHDD; from the exons ATGCAGCCTCTGACATCTCCCGCCG ATCACGACTCAATATACCGTTGTTTACAAAGTGAAGATGAAGCGCCGACGAGTCCCCAAGAATACACACCACTATTGCCGAGATATAATCGGACGAGGTCGAGAACATGGCAACCGGTATTTGTCTGCATCATGCTTATGATCTTCTTGCTGGGAGcaataattggaatatatttacTCATTGAAGAAG ATAAAGAATGGCCTGTGAACATAGCTTTCGATATGATATCAAGAACCGGTTGGAGTGCTAGATCACCGAAAAGGGCCTTAGAATTACTCTCCGTTCAACCCGCAACTCACGTCGTGATAAGTCATTCTAATACCGAAAGTTGTGGAAACTTTGTAGAGTGTCAAAAGATTCTATTAGATATGCAG GATACATATCAAAATCTTCCGAAAAATATGTCCGATTTGccgttcaattttttatttggaaACGACGGTGAAACGTACGAAGGCCGAGGGTGGAGTTATGCTGGTGAAATCGATCCTGccattaataataaatcaatttgtttAGGTGTAATAG GCAATTTCGTCGAATCGTATCCATCGCCGAAGCAACTGAAGGAGGTGAAAGCCTTCATTGACGAATCTATTCGACGTAGAAAATTATCAGCGACATACAATCTCATAGGACGATCGTTTAACGGCACGCCTACAAATCTATTCGACGTTGTTTCAAAATGGACACATTGGCATGACGACTAG
- the LOC143922756 gene encoding sin3 histone deacetylase corepressor complex component SDS3-like isoform X1: MVLPVPFDRDMSYQDSSSSVDDGELADDDLDEMDDYRDDDDNGSDEDTEEASETDMKESPEIKEMVYQDKLERINFQISQLSSNSHPELLRRFQKIENDYLERNTFNKMSRDYLLERVQHDFVAEKKAAAKEFEEKKIELKDNLIADLEDKKKHVESERHNMELNGDSMEMKPAMTRKLRRRPNDPPPVPDKRRKPITTTLTFTLDDRDIDSDLKMITRARAPTTSQPRKNQAPPSLSSPYPLEAEPIPTENKVASPHTEARVEDGKLLYEKRWYHRGQSIFVEGRDHPRFPAHITAIGSDCIWVKKTTPDGNKLRIYTALLARGRITIKRRAP, from the exons ATGGTCTTGCCGGTACCTTTTGATCGCGATATGTCCTATCAAGATTCTTCAAGTTCTGTGGATGATGGAGAACTCGCAGACGATGACCTTGACGAGATGGATGACTACAGAGACGATGACGACAATGGGAGCGATGAAG ATACTGAAGAAGCTAGTGAAACTGATATGAAAGAGTCGCCTGAGATAAAAGAAAT GGTTTATCAGGATAAACTAGAAAGAATAAATTTCCAAATCAGCCAACTCAGCTCGAACAGTCACCCGGAACTTTTGCGACGCTttcaaaagatcgaaaatgaCTATTTAGAGCGCAACACTTTTAACAAAATGAGCCGCGACTATCTGCTAGAAAGGGTGCAGCATGATTTCGTAGCTGAAAAGAAGGCAGCCGCCAAAGAATTCGAGGAAAAGAAAATTGAACTCAAGGACAATCTCATAGCTGATCTTGAAGATAAGAAAAAACACGTTGAGAGTGAACGACACAATATGGAACTGAATGGAGATTCAATGgag ATGAAACCAGCTATGACTCGTAAGTTGAGACGTCGACCCAACGATCCTCCACCAGTACCTGACAAAAGACGAAAACCCATCACGACTACTCTCACGTTTACTTTAGATGACAGAGACATAGATAGCGATTTGAAAATGATCACTCGAGCGCGTGCACCAACTACAAGTCAGCCTCGAAAAAATCAAGCACCTCCAAGTTTGTCTTCTCCATATCCGTTGGAAGCTG aACCAATTCCGACCGAAAATAAAGTCGCTTCACCACATACCGAGGCTCGAGTTGAAGATGGAAAGTTGTTGTATGAAAAGCGGTGGTATCACAGAGGCCAGAGTATTTTCGTTGAGGGTAGAGATCATCCAAGGTTTCCAGCTCATATCACTGCCATTGGTTCTGACTGC atttggGTAAAGAAAACTACACCGGATGGAAATAAATTACGAATCTACACAGCACTATTGGCTAGAGGAAGAATTACAATAAAAAGAAGAGCTCCGTAA
- the LOC143922713 gene encoding alpha-tocopherol transfer protein-like produces the protein MPSNRSEEEAESLAELAKRELRETPDVKLHALVFMKGWIRQNSDIVNVKTDDVFLLRFLRTKKYSLPMTQQMLLKWLNLRKCYPNMCKHLDCLETNTRDLIDNGYVYASPFRDEAGRRIVLYNAQKFDPMKYTCEDMARIHILTYEALLEDEENQIRGVVHVGDLRGLSASHISCWSPELFARMIRWGEQSMPLRHKEIHLLNVPFALKYVYDFAKSMISQKMGSRITLHNTMHSVYSSIPSRCLPKEYGGNMPMDEMIAKWKGELLHHRATIQSFDKMDILNTDGIKSSKRTADLNNNMELHYKGMSGSFRKLEID, from the exons ATGCCATCGAATAGATCGGAAGAGGAAGCGGAATCTTTGGCCGAGTTGGCTAAAAGAGAACTTCGCGAAACCCCCGATGTCAAATTGCACGCCCTTGTTTTCATGAAAGGATGGATAAGACAAAACAGTGACATAGTCAACGTAAAAACTG ATGATGTCTTCTTACTTCGTTTCTTGCGCACAAAAAAGTACAGCCTGCCTATGACTCAACAGATGTTGCTCAAGTGGCTAAATCTTCGCAAGTGCTATCCGAATATGTGCAAGCATTTGGATTGCCTCGAAACCAATACTAGAGATTTAATCGACAATGG ATACGTGTACGCTTCGCCATTCAGAGATGAAGCTGGAAGAAGAATCGTCCTTTACAATGCAC AAAAATTTGACCCAATGAAATACACATGCGAAGACATGGCTCGAATCCACATACTAACGTACGAGGCCCTGTTGGAAGACGAAGAGAACCAAATCCGAGGTGTGGTCCACGTTGGAGATCTTCGCGGCTTGAGTGCTTCCCATATATCGTGCTGGTCGCCAGAACTATTCGCACGGATGATAAGATGGGGAGAG CAATCCATGCCGTTGAGACACAAAGAGATTCACCTGTTGAACGTTCCGTTCGCCCTAAAGTATGTGTACGACTTTGCCAAATCGATGATATCGCAAAAAATGGGCAGCAGAATAACA CTGCATAACACCATGCATTCGGTGTATTCGTCGATTCCGTCGAGATGTCTGCCGAAAGAGTACGGAGGAAATATGCCTATGGATGAGATGATTGCAAAGTGGAAAGGCGAACTGCTTCATCACCGTGCGACGATTCAATCCTTCGACAAAATGGACATATTGAACACGGACGGAATCAAATCGTCGAAGAGGACTGCAGATCTAAACAACAATATGGAATTACACTATAAGGGAATGTCTGGAAGTTTCAGAAAATTGGAAATAGATTAA
- the LOC143922757 gene encoding uncharacterized protein LOC143922757 has translation MSSRPGVRSRRTRVYDCNYNMGESYYRSALDKLDRKNSGRPEVAEATPSVARDIEERYGRAFANEDLTGARRRAEKVISEDSLFDSRGGRAARGRPLSAAIDDDNEFDEEVSNSLRRLRANKKKSVFMDDVDMESTVSNLHSRSRLGLAEKILESAGVGESSGTRRRVTRVDDSTTTARWTAVDETSSSAASRARASRARLSDLEEESNIMQKRQAARESRAADYRAYIVAADAD, from the exons ATGTCCAGCCGCCCAGGAGTAAGGAGCAGGCGCACTCGCGTCTATGACTGCAACTACAACATGGGCGAGAGCTACTATCGGTCAGCACTCGACAAGCTTGACCGTAAGAACAGCGGCAGGCCAGAGGTTGCCGAGGCCACCCCATCTGTAGCCAGGGACATCGAAGAACGTTACGGCCGCGCGTTCGCCAACGAAGACCTCACCGGAGCCAGGCGCCGCGCTGAAAAGGTCATCAGCGAAGACTCTCTCTTCGACTCACGCGGAGGACGGGCAGCCCGAGGAAGGCCACTCAGCGCTGCTATCGATGACGACAACGAGTTCGATGAGGAG GTTTCGAACTCTCTACGTCGCCTTCGCGCCAACAAGAAGAAGTCTGTGTTCATGGATGACGTGGACATGGAATCGACAGTGTCTAACTTGCACAGCCGTTCCCGGCTGGGACTCGCCGAGAAGATTCTGGAATCTGCCGGAGTCGGCGAGAGTTCCGGAACGAGACGGAGGGTAACTCGCGTGGACGACAGCACAACAACCGCACGCTGGACAGCCGTAGACGAGACATCTTCCAGTGCAGCGTCGCGCGCCAGGGCATCCAGAGCTCGTCTCTCAGATCTCGAGGAGGAGAGCAATATCATGCAGAAGCGTCAGGCAGCACGGGAAAGTCGCGCAGCCGACTATAGGGCCTACATAGTCGCCGCCGATGCCGACTAA